From Candidatus Hinthialibacter antarcticus, the proteins below share one genomic window:
- a CDS encoding NUDIX hydrolase — MTEQEFVRPNVTADIVIPNEAGEVLLIKRKNPPFQHHWAIPGGFLEVHQETVEQCAVREAKEETGLDVEIERLVGIYSDPKRDPRWHNVTAVYLAKPLSMEQAAQAVAGDDAADVLWINPKSTEFSKLTISFDHPEIIRKALGIKP, encoded by the coding sequence ATGACTGAGCAAGAGTTCGTCCGTCCGAATGTGACCGCCGATATAGTGATTCCCAATGAGGCGGGCGAAGTCTTGCTCATTAAGCGTAAAAACCCTCCCTTCCAACACCATTGGGCGATTCCCGGTGGTTTTTTAGAAGTCCACCAGGAAACCGTCGAGCAATGCGCTGTCCGCGAAGCCAAAGAAGAAACCGGGCTGGACGTCGAAATTGAGCGCCTGGTAGGAATTTATTCCGACCCGAAACGCGACCCGCGCTGGCATAACGTCACCGCTGTCTACCTCGCCAAACCGCTCAGCATGGAACAAGCAGCCCAAGCCGTTGCGGGCGACGACGCGGCGGATGTGTTGTGGATCAACCCAAAATCCACTGAATTTTCAAAACTTACCATCTCATTCGACCACCCCGAGATCATCCGCAAAGCGCTGGGAATTAAGCCTTAG
- the topA gene encoding type I DNA topoisomerase translates to MAKSLVIVESPAKAKTINKFLGDDFEVAASMGHVRDLPARELGVDVENSFSPTYVTTGQDKTVKKLIKLAEKSDAIYLAPDPDREGEAISWHLVELLREAASGKSFHRITFNEITKKAIQEAIQHPTEINMERVNAQQARRILDRLVGYKISPMLTRMVARNKSSLSAGRVQSVALRLICEREVEVRAFNPVEYWTIHGEFTNKQRRKLKAELFKVDALKVTHLGEDKEKDEKKNLHIKTEDQAKALIEAIQKNDYSIESIKSRKRTRKAPAPYITSTLQQDAARMLGYTGDRTMRISQGLYEGIDIGSETVGLITYMRTDSVRVANEAIAGIRDHIKETYGEKYLPKSPNMFKSRKSAQDAHECVRPTMLDGNYTPEKLKSKLTADQFKIYKLIWQRFEACQMAPAEYESTTISITDGTHAFRAVGSVLIFDGFTRVYHDPEDQRDQLLPKMEEGEALSIKKVDPEQHFTKPPARFNDASLIKQLESEGIGRPSTYASIVKTLVDRKYITREEKRFHPTDLGEVINKLLVDNFPDIFEVSFTSDIEAKLDEVEEGNVEWTTILKGFYEPFATDLEKAPKGIGESLRSLQEETDLKCKKCGSMLMKKWGRTSWFLACSKYPDCDYSAPLNEPEMIETDINCDKCGAPMAIRPGQYGHFLACTAYPDCKNTKPIPTGIKCPLDTCDGDVIQRRSRRGTTFYGCSKYPDCNFVAWDPPIKEKCPNCESKFLVYKDYKRKGPTIKCPDNKGCGYSREADKPNPLTKTPDEMLRSIMKNPPPEEKKEAASDEKKTPSEEQKKAV, encoded by the coding sequence GTGGCAAAATCTTTAGTTATTGTTGAATCGCCCGCAAAGGCGAAGACGATTAATAAATTCCTGGGCGACGACTTTGAAGTGGCCGCTTCAATGGGACATGTGCGCGATTTACCTGCGCGCGAACTCGGCGTAGATGTTGAGAACTCATTTTCTCCAACCTACGTCACAACGGGACAAGACAAGACCGTCAAAAAATTGATCAAATTGGCGGAAAAAAGCGACGCAATCTACCTCGCGCCTGACCCCGACCGCGAAGGCGAAGCCATTTCGTGGCACCTGGTTGAATTGTTGCGCGAAGCGGCGAGCGGAAAATCATTTCACCGCATCACGTTTAACGAAATCACCAAAAAAGCCATTCAAGAAGCCATTCAACATCCAACCGAAATCAACATGGAACGGGTCAACGCGCAACAGGCGCGCCGCATCCTCGACCGCTTGGTGGGCTATAAAATCAGCCCGATGCTGACCCGTATGGTGGCGCGAAACAAAAGTTCGCTCAGCGCCGGACGCGTCCAGTCGGTCGCGTTGCGCTTAATCTGCGAACGCGAAGTTGAAGTTCGCGCATTTAATCCCGTTGAGTATTGGACCATCCACGGCGAATTCACAAATAAACAACGCCGCAAACTCAAAGCCGAGTTATTCAAAGTCGACGCCTTAAAAGTCACTCACCTTGGCGAAGACAAGGAAAAAGACGAAAAGAAAAATCTTCACATCAAAACCGAAGACCAAGCCAAAGCGCTGATTGAGGCGATTCAAAAAAACGATTATTCCATCGAGTCGATCAAAAGCCGTAAGCGCACCCGCAAGGCGCCCGCGCCATACATCACCAGTACGCTGCAACAAGACGCGGCCCGTATGTTGGGCTATACCGGCGACCGCACCATGCGCATCTCCCAAGGCTTGTATGAGGGCATCGACATCGGCAGCGAGACCGTCGGCCTCATTACCTATATGCGTACTGACTCGGTCCGGGTGGCGAATGAAGCGATTGCCGGAATTCGCGATCACATCAAAGAGACCTATGGCGAAAAATACCTTCCAAAATCGCCCAATATGTTCAAGTCGCGCAAAAGCGCGCAAGACGCGCACGAGTGTGTTCGTCCCACCATGCTCGACGGAAACTACACTCCAGAAAAGTTGAAATCAAAACTGACGGCGGACCAATTCAAAATCTATAAACTCATCTGGCAACGCTTTGAAGCCTGCCAGATGGCGCCAGCCGAATATGAATCCACCACCATTTCCATTACGGACGGAACTCATGCGTTTCGCGCGGTTGGTTCGGTCTTGATCTTTGACGGTTTTACGCGAGTCTATCACGACCCTGAAGACCAACGCGACCAGTTATTGCCGAAGATGGAAGAAGGCGAAGCCCTCAGCATCAAAAAGGTCGATCCCGAACAACACTTCACCAAGCCGCCCGCCCGCTTCAACGATGCCAGCCTAATCAAACAATTGGAAAGCGAAGGCATCGGGCGCCCCAGCACCTACGCCAGCATCGTCAAAACGCTGGTCGACCGTAAATACATCACCCGCGAAGAAAAGCGTTTTCACCCGACCGATTTGGGCGAAGTCATTAACAAATTATTGGTCGATAATTTCCCCGATATTTTTGAAGTCAGTTTTACTTCTGACATCGAAGCCAAACTTGACGAAGTCGAAGAAGGTAACGTCGAATGGACGACCATTCTAAAAGGGTTTTATGAACCGTTTGCAACGGACCTCGAAAAAGCGCCCAAAGGTATCGGCGAGTCGCTGCGTTCTCTGCAAGAAGAAACCGACCTCAAGTGCAAAAAGTGCGGCAGCATGTTGATGAAAAAATGGGGCCGCACCAGCTGGTTCCTGGCGTGTTCCAAGTATCCCGATTGCGACTATTCGGCCCCGCTGAATGAGCCGGAAATGATCGAGACGGATATCAACTGCGACAAGTGCGGTGCGCCAATGGCGATCCGCCCCGGTCAGTACGGCCATTTTCTGGCGTGTACCGCCTACCCTGATTGCAAAAACACCAAGCCGATCCCAACGGGAATCAAATGTCCGTTAGACACTTGCGATGGAGACGTCATTCAACGGCGTTCGCGGCGCGGCACTACGTTCTATGGGTGCAGCAAATACCCGGATTGCAACTTCGTCGCCTGGGACCCACCCATCAAAGAAAAATGCCCCAATTGCGAATCGAAATTCTTGGTTTATAAAGATTACAAGCGCAAAGGCCCGACCATTAAGTGCCCCGACAATAAAGGGTGCGGTTATTCGCGTGAGGCAGACAAGCCCAACCCGTTGACCAAGACGCCGGATGAAATGTTGCGCAGCATTATGAAGAATCCTCCGCCGGAAGAGAAAAAAGAAGCAGCATCCGACGAGAAAAAAACGCCGTCAGAAGAACAAAAAAAAGCGGTGTAA
- a CDS encoding pseudouridine synthase — protein sequence MTSPKNIRLNKLLAGRGLCSRREADRWIEQGRISIDGMVCRELGVSVDPDVQRIKVDGALLPTQPDVMYIALNKPKGVVSTRRDPQGRKTVMNFLSKEANDAGVFPVGRLDADSEGLLLLTNDGNWSQQLLHPSGEVWKEYRVETTTPLTQHQIRRLKEGVVIEGRHTLEAKVKLIKERDGFFIAIREGRNRQIRKMCKVVHLEISRLQRIRIGQIELADLPSGHWRPLNKREIESISLYT from the coding sequence ATGACCAGCCCAAAGAACATCCGGCTGAATAAACTGCTTGCAGGCCGGGGGCTTTGTTCTCGCCGCGAGGCTGACCGCTGGATCGAGCAAGGCCGCATTTCAATCGACGGCATGGTCTGCCGCGAGTTAGGCGTTAGCGTCGATCCAGACGTTCAGCGCATCAAAGTCGACGGCGCGTTGCTGCCAACCCAGCCGGACGTTATGTATATCGCTCTGAATAAACCCAAGGGCGTGGTCAGTACGCGGCGCGACCCTCAAGGGCGAAAAACCGTGATGAATTTTTTATCGAAAGAAGCCAACGATGCAGGCGTGTTTCCTGTGGGGCGCCTCGATGCGGACTCGGAAGGACTGCTCTTACTCACCAACGACGGCAACTGGAGCCAACAGCTTTTGCATCCGTCGGGCGAAGTGTGGAAAGAGTATCGGGTCGAAACCACAACGCCGCTTACGCAACACCAAATTCGGCGCCTCAAAGAAGGCGTCGTCATTGAAGGACGCCACACCCTTGAGGCAAAAGTGAAACTCATCAAAGAGAGGGACGGTTTTTTTATCGCGATCCGCGAGGGCCGCAACCGCCAAATTCGTAAGATGTGTAAGGTGGTTCACCTGGAAATCTCCCGGCTGCAGCGCATCAGAATCGGGCAAATAGAGTTGGCGGATTTGCCCTCAGGCCATTGGAGACCCTTGAATAAACGGGAAATTGAATCTATCTCTCTGTATACGTGA
- the scpB gene encoding SMC-Scp complex subunit ScpB — protein sequence MELDNDQLAGILQALIFVSGDPIPVKRLGESLDLPDVRIQEGLEYLNTMLLEKGSGIQLMEVAGGFQLRTRPIYSSYVNRYLERKRTFTLSGAALETLAIAAYKQPITRAEIEAIRGVGADGVLKSLLDKRFLKVTGVREAPGRPNLYGTTKHFLEHFGINSLKDLPPIEYIEKTFSSGAAVEEEAEPTETEIPTTETNQAETEAAAAADPPNAGPAADDDQPKEHPAE from the coding sequence ATGGAACTGGATAACGATCAATTAGCGGGCATTCTACAGGCGCTTATTTTTGTGTCGGGCGACCCGATTCCCGTCAAACGCCTGGGCGAAAGCCTCGACTTGCCTGACGTCCGCATTCAAGAAGGCTTGGAATATCTCAACACCATGCTTCTTGAAAAAGGCTCCGGCATTCAACTCATGGAAGTCGCTGGTGGATTTCAATTACGCACCCGCCCGATCTATAGCAGTTACGTCAACCGCTATCTCGAACGCAAGCGCACCTTTACCCTGAGCGGCGCGGCGTTAGAAACGCTGGCCATTGCCGCCTACAAACAACCCATCACCCGCGCAGAAATTGAAGCCATTCGCGGCGTAGGCGCAGACGGCGTTCTCAAATCGCTGTTAGACAAGCGTTTTCTAAAAGTCACGGGCGTACGCGAAGCGCCGGGGCGCCCCAACCTGTATGGAACCACCAAGCATTTTTTAGAACACTTTGGCATTAACTCGCTCAAAGATTTACCACCCATCGAGTATATAGAAAAAACATTCTCAAGCGGAGCCGCTGTTGAAGAAGAGGCCGAACCCACTGAAACCGAAATCCCCACAACCGAAACCAACCAGGCGGAAACCGAAGCCGCAGCCGCAGCCGATCCACCCAACGCCGGCCCCGCTGCCGACGATGACCAGCCCAAAGAACATCCGGCTGAATAA